A genomic segment from Dermatobacter hominis encodes:
- a CDS encoding SAF domain-containing protein, with the protein MDHDDRRRPRARPHRRRRAGTLRSAGHRRARRRRLLAWAVVAAVALGVQRTVTSAAEARAAWTGSTTALVVRRPLAAGADVTTADLTTERRPAAVLPTDALAELPAGALAAVRLSPGTVLTPALLDEKERSATARALPTGRVAVVVRTGDLPRLASRGDVVDVAAPTWDGPVATSATVVAVDGDAVTLAVMEDDAAATAAASLAGPVALVVRP; encoded by the coding sequence ATGGACCACGACGACCGCCGGCGGCCCCGCGCCCGACCGCACCGGCGGCGCCGGGCCGGCACCCTCCGGTCGGCCGGTCACCGCCGGGCCCGCCGTCGCCGGCTGCTGGCGTGGGCGGTGGTCGCCGCCGTCGCGCTCGGCGTGCAGCGGACCGTGACCTCGGCCGCCGAGGCGAGGGCGGCGTGGACCGGGTCGACGACGGCACTCGTCGTCCGCCGACCGCTCGCCGCCGGCGCCGACGTCACGACCGCCGACCTGACCACCGAGCGGCGTCCGGCGGCGGTCCTGCCCACCGACGCCCTCGCGGAGCTGCCGGCGGGAGCCCTCGCCGCCGTGCGCCTCTCCCCCGGCACGGTGCTGACCCCGGCGCTCCTCGACGAGAAGGAGCGCAGCGCCACTGCGCGGGCGCTGCCGACGGGTCGGGTCGCCGTGGTCGTGCGCACCGGCGACCTGCCCCGGCTCGCCAGCCGCGGGGACGTGGTGGACGTCGCGGCACCGACGTGGGACGGGCCGGTCGCCACGTCGGCGACGGTGGTCGCCGTCGACGGCGACGCCGTGACGCTCGCGGTCATGGAGGACGACGCCGCCGCGACCGCCGCCGCGTCGCTGGCCGGCCCCGTGGCGCTGGTCGTCAGGCCGTGA
- the map gene encoding type I methionyl aminopeptidase, protein MRTVPAGIARPEYALTGTPSSRQARAIRTDDELAAMRVAGRVAADALIEVGRHVRPGITTDELDRIGHEAMVAAGSYPSTLNYRGFPKSLCTSVNEVVCHGIPDSRRLQDGDIVNVDVTAFIEGVHGDTSCTFLVGHVDPASVALVARTREAMHAGISVVRPGARVRDIGKAIEESVLPHGYSIVREFIGHGIGDQFHTSLQIPHYYDPRNDTVLLPGMTFTVEPMINLGAAGVAMWDDGWTVSTVDRQRTAQFEHTVLVTEDGHELLTVPADGRPADVLFAVDPVGADARPV, encoded by the coding sequence ATGCGGACGGTGCCCGCCGGGATCGCCCGTCCCGAGTACGCCCTGACCGGCACGCCGTCCTCCCGGCAGGCCCGCGCCATCCGCACCGACGACGAGCTGGCGGCCATGCGTGTGGCGGGCCGGGTCGCCGCCGACGCCCTGATCGAGGTCGGTCGCCACGTCCGGCCCGGGATCACGACCGACGAGCTCGACCGCATCGGCCACGAGGCGATGGTGGCGGCCGGCTCGTACCCCTCGACGCTCAACTACCGGGGCTTCCCCAAGTCGCTGTGCACCTCGGTGAACGAGGTCGTCTGCCACGGCATCCCCGACTCCCGACGGCTCCAGGACGGCGACATCGTCAACGTGGACGTGACGGCGTTCATCGAGGGCGTCCACGGCGACACGTCCTGCACGTTCCTCGTCGGCCACGTCGACCCGGCGTCGGTCGCGCTGGTCGCCCGGACGCGCGAGGCGATGCACGCCGGCATCTCGGTCGTCCGGCCCGGCGCCCGGGTCCGCGACATCGGCAAGGCGATCGAGGAGTCGGTGCTCCCCCACGGCTACTCGATCGTGCGGGAGTTCATCGGCCACGGGATCGGCGACCAGTTCCACACGTCGCTGCAGATCCCGCACTACTACGACCCCCGCAACGACACCGTGCTTCTGCCGGGCATGACGTTCACCGTCGAGCCGATGATCAACCTCGGGGCGGCCGGGGTCGCCATGTGGGACGACGGCTGGACCGTGTCGACCGTCGACCGCCAGCGGACCGCCCAGTTCGAGCACACCGTGCTCGTCACCGAGGACGGCCACGAGCTGCTCACGGTGCCGGCCGACGGCCGACCGGCCGACGTGCTCTTCGCCGTCGACCCCGTCGGCGCCGACGCCCGCCCGGTCTGA
- a CDS encoding low temperature requirement protein A, with protein sequence MVGRRDRQELGRDAFPWRRRRRSNGHRIELRAELRERDGVKPLELFFDLVFVIAFTQCTALMADEHSWTGLVRGLVVLGVVWWAWVSFAWLTSLVDPEEGSVRIVMFLVMAALLIASFAIPEAFGDRALWFAAAYGFVRLGHVSLFLLGTHDDPDLHRWVVGLSVVTALVVGLLVVASFVGPGWQLAIWFLALAIDCGFPARYGAERWRLVPGHFAERHNLVIILALGESVIALGFGAQAELDASVATIGALGIGLAAALWWIYFDIVAIVTARRLEQAPAGRERNRLARDSYSYLHFPMVAGIVLAALAFEGAVLHGDEPFDAVSAVALMGGVALYLLAHVVLRLRNAGTVNVERLTVALVLLALTPIAVRIDALWTLVAVNVLLWAMIAFETMWVYDDNRFLLRHDLDAHIPSRGDRPPRRPRRGVDLGTGEDGPGDAEPGGGAPDMTPGT encoded by the coding sequence ATGGTCGGTCGACGGGATCGCCAGGAGCTCGGACGGGACGCCTTCCCGTGGCGCCGTCGTCGCCGGTCGAACGGCCACCGGATCGAGCTGCGGGCCGAGCTCCGCGAGCGGGACGGGGTGAAGCCGCTCGAGCTCTTCTTCGACCTCGTCTTCGTCATCGCCTTCACCCAGTGCACCGCGCTGATGGCCGACGAGCACTCCTGGACCGGGCTGGTCCGAGGGCTCGTGGTGCTGGGCGTCGTGTGGTGGGCGTGGGTGTCCTTCGCCTGGCTGACGAGCCTCGTCGATCCCGAGGAGGGGTCGGTGCGGATCGTCATGTTCCTGGTGATGGCGGCGTTGCTCATCGCGTCGTTCGCGATCCCCGAGGCGTTCGGGGACCGGGCCCTGTGGTTCGCGGCTGCGTACGGCTTCGTGCGGCTCGGCCACGTCAGCCTGTTCCTGCTCGGCACCCACGACGACCCGGACCTGCACCGATGGGTCGTCGGGCTGTCGGTCGTCACCGCCCTCGTCGTCGGGCTGCTGGTGGTGGCCTCGTTCGTCGGGCCGGGTTGGCAGCTCGCGATCTGGTTCCTCGCGCTGGCGATCGACTGCGGCTTCCCGGCCCGCTACGGGGCCGAACGGTGGCGTCTGGTCCCCGGGCACTTCGCCGAACGGCACAACCTCGTGATCATCCTGGCGCTCGGCGAGTCGGTCATCGCGCTCGGGTTCGGCGCCCAGGCCGAGCTCGATGCGTCGGTGGCGACGATCGGCGCGCTCGGCATCGGGCTCGCCGCCGCGCTGTGGTGGATCTACTTCGACATCGTCGCCATCGTCACCGCCCGGCGGCTCGAGCAGGCGCCGGCGGGCCGGGAGCGGAACCGGCTCGCCAGGGACTCGTACTCCTACCTCCACTTCCCGATGGTCGCCGGGATCGTGCTCGCCGCGCTGGCGTTCGAGGGCGCGGTGCTGCACGGCGACGAGCCGTTCGACGCGGTCTCGGCGGTCGCCCTCATGGGTGGCGTCGCCCTCTACCTGCTCGCCCACGTGGTGCTGCGGCTCCGCAACGCCGGGACGGTCAACGTCGAGCGCCTGACGGTGGCCCTGGTGCTGCTGGCGCTCACCCCGATCGCGGTGCGGATCGACGCGCTGTGGACCCTCGTCGCCGTCAACGTGCTGCTGTGGGCGATGATCGCCTTCGAGACGATGTGGGTCTACGACGACAACCGGTTCCTGTTGCGCCACGACCTCGACGCCCACATCCCGAGCCGTGGGGACCGGCCGCCCCGGCGTCCGCGCCGTGGCGTCGACCTCGGCACCGGCGAGGACGGCCCGGGCGATGCCGAGCCCGGTGGCGGGGCGCCGGACATGACACCGGGGACCTGA